The Avibacterium sp. 20-132 genome segment AATAAATAATTTTATTATCTTTATCTTTAAGAGTATAACTGAGAACCGTTCCTGTTAAATTGTCTAGCCCATCGGCAGAATTAAACTGAATGTTTACAGATAATACTACGTTTCTATTGATATTACCAAATTGGTCTTTTCTGTGTTGTATAAACTTTTTAGCTTCTGCTTTAGGCATTTGAATACCGTCAATTACTTCTGGGTTAGATACATAGAGATTGATTCGTCTTGGTAAGGTTTTGGTATATTGAGTAATTAGCTTCCCATCTATATATAAATGACCATTCATTAACGGTTGATAAGTAAACTGATTTTTTTCAAAATCATACTCTCCAAATTGAGTATCAACTAAAATCGTAAACTCAGGGGAGGGCGGTGCTTTTTCTACCAAGGTTTTCAGTTTTTTCCCAGCTTCTTCCACTTTATCTTGGAATTCAAACTCATCATTCTTATACTTATGGTAAGTTTGTTTATCACTATATAGCAGCCACTCTTCAGCAAGCGGTTTAAAATCTGTGATATTATTTAAACGCAATGATTCAATCAATATATTGTCATAATTAAATTTTTTTACTGCTGCAAAAGTTGAAAGGGGTATGAATAAAAAGGTTGCGATAACTAATAAAACTAATTTTTTTTCCAAGAAAACCATTTCTTCCTCCTTGCTTGATTAATAAGCGGTTGAGTTGATAGGTTATAAGTGTTAGATATTAATTTATTTGTGGTATACAAAAATTTTGTAATTTTTATATTCCTTTACTCCAATCAACAACTTTTAACCCTTCTACTTTTGAAAACTCTTTAATATTATTTGTTACAATAGTTAAGCCTAAACTTCTTGCATGACCTGCAATCATAGCATCGTATGGACCTATAGGTTGCCCTTGCTTAGCTAATTCTGCTCTTATTTGCCCACTATGGTATGCCGCCCTTTCATCATAATTTAGAATAGTCAATCTTGAGCAAAAAGACTCAATAATAGATAAATTATGAGCTACTTTAGCACTCTTTTCTGCACCATAAATGAGTTCCATTAGGGCAATTGAACTCATACAAATCATAGCCTGATTCTCATTAAATAGAGGTAACATATGCACAGGTTTATTTTTTATCGTAAAAATGGCTATATTAGTATCTAGCATATATTTTAGCATTAGAACGATTCCCTTTCTTGCATCTGTGGTTGCTCTCTATCAAGCATAAAATCATCTGATACGGTATGCACATCATTGAACCAACTATCCCAAACTGTATTGATTGGAGTGATAATACGAGTATTGCCCTGAACAATAATATTTACATTTTTTATTTTTTCGGGCAATTCTGCAGTTTTAGGGATTCTAATTGCCTGACTTTTATTGTTCATAAAAATAGTTGCGGTTACTATACTCATGCTAATTTCCTGCTTGTATATGATTTTTGTATATACTATGCGATATGTAATGTATTGTAAAGTAAAAAGCACATAATTTAGACAAAATTAATTATGTGCTTTATTATTTAGTGTTGTTATTTTCTAAGTTCTACTTTTAAAGACCAGTTCGCCGAATCTGTGTTGAAGCGAAGTTTTGTTTAATCGCTTTTTTTACATTACATTCGATAGAGTCGTCATATTGCCCATTCTTGTAAATGTCAACGCTAGGGTTATCAATTGTATTAGTTCCTCTACCTTGAAGAAAGCCAACACGGTAAGAAATCCCGTTATTTTTAAGTTCCATTACATTCGTAATAAACCCTGAACCTACTGAAATTTCAGAGTTTTCATTGGCGATGACTTGTTTGATTGGATTTTTAAAACTAAATTGACCATAAGTGTATTCATAATCACTGCCAACTTTTTTCACCATAATGGGTTTACCATCTGTTGCCGTGCAAGAAAAAATAATACTGCTATTATTTGCAGCAAGGGCATTAGTAGAAAAAAGTGCGGTTAAAATAATGCTTAAAAAAAGAGATTTACGCATAAGAAGCTCCTGTTATTTGAGACATAAATAATGTATCAATGAATGATTAAAAATGCGACTATTTTTTAGCTTGTTTTATTCAGGATATAATCAGCCTCTTGATTCCGACGTCGAGCATTCATTCCGCCGTTATCAACTTGTCGTCTTCTGATTGCATTGGCTAATGCAGTCATATCACCTGTATTAGCTGAGACGTTTGCTGCTTTTACCACAGACTCCAATTTACTCAGAGAACCATAATTGTAAGCCATTGAGGTTAAAACAGCTTGTGCATTTGGGGGTAATTTATCCCAAGTCTCGGCAGAAACGTTTCTTCTTGCAATATTTGCAAATTCTTTCGTTCTTCGGGCTAAATCTCGCTCCGCATCTTCTCTGGTTACGGTCATTCCAGCTTGTACTTTGATCACCGTACCATCCGCTTTGGTAATGGTATCTGAGCCGTAGCCTAAACGCTGTGCATTCATATCCCATTTTGCTGTACCAATAAATCCTTCAAACTTTCTCAATAGATTTGTCGCTTGATCAAGAGAGGAACCGTTGATGGGGGCAATCGGTTTATAATTGCCAGAATAGTTTCCGCTTGCGTTATAAGGCGGTCTATAAGGCACAACGTTGTTCACAATCGGAACATCTAGGGCAATATTTCGGCGAGGTAAGGCAATATCGCCTGCTTCCATATGATCTTCTGCATTTGGCGTGCCGTAAGCTAAGTCATTGACACGTTTATCCACGTTGTCATAGCCCTCTCCATGATTGCCAACATTGGCTTCGCGGTTGAGTTTGTTTTGGATCACAACAGATGCGGTGTTACTGGTGATCATTTTTTGCATATCCATTTCAAGTTTGACTTGAGAAATTTCTAAGTCAATTTTATTTAAGGTTTTTTCCAACTCTTCTTGTGCATTCTTATCAGCGGCAACATAAGGCTCTCGCATTCCTGCGAGTATTGCTCGACGTGCTAGCAACATTTTTTCCATCACTTTGGCTGTCGCGATTTCGGCACTCAAACGTTGGCTAAGCACTTCCACGTCGGGATCTTCGCGTAAGGCTTCAATGAGTCCCCGTGTAACAGGAATGGTATTGGAACTCAGTTCAGCTAGCATTTCTTTACTTGGTGTATCCATATTCAGCACTTGTTCAAGTTTCTCTACGGTTTGCACATTTTCTTCTTCAATCGCAGGCGCCAGCCCAACACCCGCTTTTGAGCTGGTTTTCGGACCACAATCTTCAGTACAGGTCGAGATGGATTGTTCACCAATGGTTCGGGTTAAAAAATCAGAGAGTTTTTGTGGTGAGTCAAAGGTTTGGCAAGTCGCCCCTGTACAAGATTGTCCTGTAAGTGGACTTTCATCTAAGGCATTGCGGTTATGTAAGAGGTTGTAACCTGCTTTAGAGACATCTTCAATCAATTTGATTTGTTTTTGATTTTCGCCGCCGCGTTTTTGTCCCCCAATCCATTCTTTACCATTTTTCCCTTTATTGTCTTCCGATTTTTTCTGTGCTTTTTGTGCATCGGGTTCGGTGGCCACAATGTCTTTATAATTTTCCAAATCCGCCGATTTTGCCCAACGCCCATTTAGGGTATAGTCAGCAAGTTGCTTGGACATCGCTTCACAACTGGTTTTTAGACGATTAAAATCAAGCCGTCCTTGATAAACGCCATTAGTCAGAATGTCATAAAGCTGCGGATTGGCACGCTGAATAACCATCGCAGGAAGACTGGCTACCGCCCCTTTTGCCGACTCCATCACGTTTCCCATTAAATCCTTAAATCCCTCCGTGATGCCATTTAATTGGTTTTTTACGGTGGTTTTAATGTCAAAATTACCGCACATTAAATTGGCTTTCCAGCCGATCCCAAATTCAATGGCTTTTAGGGATTTTGCTCGTGTCGGTGGTGTCATATAGCCTGAACCGCCGCCGATTTGATAGTAAATTTGATCGGATAAAACAGAGTCGGATTTATTGAATTGAATGTTGTCTAACAGGGAACTCTCTGCATAAATGGGAGATGTACTGAGTGCGAAAAGTACCGCAACACTGACTTTATTGAGTCGTTTCATTTTGTTTCCTTTTATTCGTTGTCGTTATACCAATCAATACTGTATAAAAAGGTTTGTCCACGACGCTTACAGCATTTATAAGGACGCCATAACGCCCAGGCATAATTGCCTTTTTCAGATAACATTGTTGGCGGGGTATCAGGGAATGCACTGCAAGATTGTTGCATCTCAGGGGAGAGTTGTTGCCATTTATGATTATTGGCATTGCCTTCTTTAACGGGTTTAGGATACCAAGTGCCTGCACCGCCTGTTCTCGCAGCAGGCTGATAAATATGGAGTTGTCCTGTGCGGGTAACA includes the following:
- the vapB gene encoding type II toxin-antitoxin system VapB family antitoxin, with the translated sequence MSIVTATIFMNNKSQAIRIPKTAELPEKIKNVNIIVQGNTRIITPINTVWDSWFNDVHTVSDDFMLDREQPQMQERESF
- a CDS encoding integrating conjugative element protein, whose protein sequence is MKRLNKVSVAVLFALSTSPIYAESSLLDNIQFNKSDSVLSDQIYYQIGGGSGYMTPPTRAKSLKAIEFGIGWKANLMCGNFDIKTTVKNQLNGITEGFKDLMGNVMESAKGAVASLPAMVIQRANPQLYDILTNGVYQGRLDFNRLKTSCEAMSKQLADYTLNGRWAKSADLENYKDIVATEPDAQKAQKKSEDNKGKNGKEWIGGQKRGGENQKQIKLIEDVSKAGYNLLHNRNALDESPLTGQSCTGATCQTFDSPQKLSDFLTRTIGEQSISTCTEDCGPKTSSKAGVGLAPAIEEENVQTVEKLEQVLNMDTPSKEMLAELSSNTIPVTRGLIEALREDPDVEVLSQRLSAEIATAKVMEKMLLARRAILAGMREPYVAADKNAQEELEKTLNKIDLEISQVKLEMDMQKMITSNTASVVIQNKLNREANVGNHGEGYDNVDKRVNDLAYGTPNAEDHMEAGDIALPRRNIALDVPIVNNVVPYRPPYNASGNYSGNYKPIAPINGSSLDQATNLLRKFEGFIGTAKWDMNAQRLGYGSDTITKADGTVIKVQAGMTVTREDAERDLARRTKEFANIARRNVSAETWDKLPPNAQAVLTSMAYNYGSLSKLESVVKAANVSANTGDMTALANAIRRRQVDNGGMNARRRNQEADYILNKTS
- the vapC gene encoding type II toxin-antitoxin system tRNA(fMet)-specific endonuclease VapC, which encodes MLKYMLDTNIAIFTIKNKPVHMLPLFNENQAMICMSSIALMELIYGAEKSAKVAHNLSIIESFCSRLTILNYDERAAYHSGQIRAELAKQGQPIGPYDAMIAGHARSLGLTIVTNNIKEFSKVEGLKVVDWSKGI
- a CDS encoding DUF4852 domain-containing protein, which encodes MVFLEKKLVLLVIATFLFIPLSTFAAVKKFNYDNILIESLRLNNITDFKPLAEEWLLYSDKQTYHKYKNDEFEFQDKVEEAGKKLKTLVEKAPPSPEFTILVDTQFGEYDFEKNQFTYQPLMNGHLYIDGKLITQYTKTLPRRINLYVSNPEVIDGIQMPKAEAKKFIQHRKDQFGNINRNVVLSVNIQFNSADGLDNLTGTVLSYTLKDKDNKIIYSKKLMDNAQ